From Salvia splendens isolate huo1 chromosome 16, SspV2, whole genome shotgun sequence, a single genomic window includes:
- the LOC121772612 gene encoding geraniol 8-hydroxylase-like, producing MDLLTIAVGLLFAIMLFHGFQTVRLRGKNLPPGPRPLPVIGNLHLLGPHPHKSLSRLANTYGPLMRLRLSSTNTIVVSSADVAKQVLQKHDLAFSSRSIPDALHAHDHFKYSVVWLPVSPRWRSLRKAMTSNIFSPSRLDANQHLRTRKVDELITYCRTADVVDVGRAAFQTALNALSNTIFSVDLADPVSDSAREFKEIISSIMEVAGKPNPVDFFPFLAIFDPLGIRRRLSVYFGKVIDIFSSLIDERLEKPKEEMNDVIDILLSMPQEIDRTHVEHLCLDLFAAGTDTTSSTVEWAMAEALKNPETMKRAKAELEEVIGKGKMVREGDISRLPYLQCIVKETLRLHPPVPFLIPRKVEEDVEVSGHRVPKGSQVFVNLWAIGRDPKVWEKPLDFNPLRFLNSEVDVKGKDYELIPFGAGRRICPGLTLAMRMVPVMLGSLLNSFDWKVEGGKLEMDDKFGITLVKAQPLRAVPIPL from the exons ATGGATTTGCTCACAATCGCCGTTGGATTATTATTTGCCATAATGTTATTCCATGGTTTCCAAACAGTGAGGCTGAGAGGCAAAAACCTCCCACCGGGGCCGCGGCCGCTGCCCGTCATCGGAAACCTCCACCTGCTGGGGCCGCACCCCCACAAATCCCTGTCTCGCCTGGCCAACACCTACGGCCCCCTCATGCGCCTCCGCCTCAGCTCCACCAACACCATCGTCGTCTCCTCCGCAGACGTCGCCAAACAAGTCCTGCAGAAGCACGACCTGGCTTTCTCCAGCAGGAGCATCCCCGACGCCCTCCATGCCCATGACCACTTCAAGTATTCCGTCGTCTGGCTTCCTGTCTCCCCGCGGTGGCGCAGTCTCCGAAAAGCCATGACCTCTAATATCTTCTCCCCAAGCCGCCTCGACGCCAACCAACACCTCAGGACAAGGAAG GTGGATGAGCTCATAACCTACTGTCGGACGGCGGATGTTGTGGATGTCGGCCGCGCCGCCTTTCAAACTGCCCTCAACGCGCTGTCCAACACCATTTTCTCTGTGGATTTGGCCGACCCGGTCTCTGATTCCGCTAGAGAATTCAAGGAAATAATATCCAGCATCATGGAGGTAGCCGGGAAGCCCAACCCGGTcgatttctttccttttctagCAATATTTGATCCCCTAGGGATAAGACGTCGTTTGAGTGTGTATTTTGGGAAAGTGATCGACATTTTCAGTAGCTTGATCGATGAAAGGTTGGAGAAACCGAAAGAAGAGATGAATGATGTGATCGACATCCTCCTCAGCATGCCCCAAGAGATTGATCGGACTCATGTCGAACATTTGTGTCTG GACCTGTTTGCTGCTGGAACAGACACCACTTCCAGCACAGTGGAATGGGCAATGGCGGAGGCGTTAAAGAATCCTGAGACGATGAAAAGAGCGAAAGCGGAGCTAGAGGAGGTGATTGGGAAAGGAAAAATGGTACGCGAGGGTGATATATCACGCCTCCCGTACCTACAGTGCATTGTGAAGGAGACGTTGAGGCTACACCCACCGGTCCCCTTCCTGATCCCGCGCAAAGTGGAAGAGGACGTGGAGGTCTCAGGCCACAGAGTGCCCAAGGGCTCACAGGTGTTCGTGAACCTGTGGGCCATAGGGAGGGATCCCAAGGTTTGGGAGAAACCTTTGGACTTCAATCCCCTCCGTTTTCTAAACTCGGAGGTGGACGTAAAGGGCAAGGATTACGAGCTAATCCCGTTCGGGGCGGGCAGGAGAATCTGCCCGGGCCTGACCCTAGCTATGAGAATGGTGCCCGTGATGTTGGGATCACTGCTGAATTCGTTTGATTGGAAAGTGGAAGGTGGGAAATTGGAGATGGATGACAAATTTGGAATTACGTTGGTAAAGGCTCAGCCGTTGAGAGCTGTCCCCATCCctctttaa